The genomic region TGTGACGGGCTGGAAGTGATCTTGGAACCGAAAACCATACGCGAAGGCGGACGCAACACCGGGCCAGTGCACCTGGCGGGTCCGATGAGCTATGGACAACTAAGTTTGAAGCGGGGCATGACTAACAGCTTCGATTTGTGGAGGTGGTTTCAAAAATTGGCTACCCCTGGGCAGGGCGGCTATCGCACTTCCGCCACGGTAGTGATGCTCGCCGCCGACCGTAGCGAACAGGCAGTCTTTGAATTGACCGGATGCCTGCCTGTGAAGCTGAAGGCCCCGGTATTAAATGCCAAGGATGGAATTGTTGCCGTGGAAGAAATGCAAATCGCCTACGAATCGCTGCGGCTGAAGCCGGCGACCACCTAGACCGGAGAAGAGAAATGTCCGTGCAGCCACTCAAATTGGAAGTCGCAAAGCTGGTGGAGATCTGGTGGCCCAAAACCGGTGGCCCCAACCTTACCGGTCCCAAAGGACAGCCGGGAAAGAGTTTCACGGTGCAATTCAACCCGCAGACGCTGAAAGTAAATTTCAGCAATCAGAAAGCCGGAGGGGACCAGCCAAAAGGATCGTCCACCCAGTTTGTCGGTAAAGGCGTGACCAAACTCACCATCGAGTTGTGGTTTGACGTCACTCTCGCGCTGGCGCAAGGAAGGCTGAGTGGCGACGAGGATGTTCGCCGGCTCACCAGCGAGGTGGCCTATTTCATGAAGCCCCAGGAAGTAGCCGGCAAGAAAGACATTTTCGTCCCGCCCGGAGTCAGGTTCAGTTGGGGCACCTTCATTTTTGACGGAGTCATGGATTCCATGGACGAAACCCTGGATCTTTTTTCCGCGACCGGGTCGCCGATCCGGGCCAG from Terriglobia bacterium harbors:
- a CDS encoding phage tail protein, whose protein sequence is MAVPPTEQNAPAARPFTAFNFKVLIELKDVDGVSNPICGAAFSDCDGLEVILEPKTIREGGRNTGPVHLAGPMSYGQLSLKRGMTNSFDLWRWFQKLATPGQGGYRTSATVVMLAADRSEQAVFELTGCLPVKLKAPVLNAKDGIVAVEEMQIAYESLRLKPATT